The following are from one region of the Melaminivora suipulveris genome:
- a CDS encoding MFS transporter, whose product MAAQQHRHPLARLVWRFAAMLAFICCATLLASAYLIEGSLRNAQQEAFSARFALATQRAATAAENALALGVPLAPDTPLAQLLTREAALEPVLYGFTVETAQGKTLLQAAGRHPAPATDDAVALAQTAIRNDLGQTVGWTRLRYDESALHTARQHLSQAVWTSAWLASALLCLGLAGCCAWLLRHTQGGRKRSRLPLGERTALLLAAIALLTAVLLALGWRAATAGQASIAPDQMAKATAVARSSAALVARALAAGVPLDQLVGVDAHAAALHSRSPEITALAVVTADGHTMAGGTPLQPGPWTVQAPVTLPGANQPSAQVLLQVDSGLLARRLQGTLLDMAFLGVVSLLLALEWVALGLGTRGARALSVWQARRSADPAERRAWRAGSAAAVRPALFLFMLAEEFTRPFLPTWGRSLAPEGALFTPDTLAGLPLAAFLAVVALLQWPLAAWSERFGRRRGLALGALLGAAGLAWAALQPQFAALLGARIVSAVGFAMVFVSAQGAVIDGSSAGDRAHSLAQFVRAILVAGLCGPPLGGLAAERWGVPATFALAAAVSLLAAAVAWLQVPPGRPAPASAPQAAARRAPLAAVLRQPGLAALLLGCAMPAKLLLAALCFYLLPLHLQDQGEGSAVIGRLQTVYPLTMVLLVPVAARLADRWRQRRGFVLAGGLLAGAGAVLAWPTAGSAWYLALVLLVLGLGQALSITPQSAMVADLARSLPERQGAAVLGLFRLTERSGSALGPVMAAWLLPLLGFGPAVALIGALVLGGSAAYGWSQRSARARAVNP is encoded by the coding sequence ATGGCCGCACAGCAGCACCGCCATCCCCTGGCCAGGCTGGTATGGCGCTTCGCCGCCATGCTGGCCTTCATCTGCTGCGCGACGCTGCTGGCCAGCGCCTATCTGATCGAAGGCAGTCTGCGCAACGCGCAGCAGGAGGCATTTTCAGCCCGCTTCGCGCTGGCGACGCAGCGCGCGGCCACCGCTGCCGAGAACGCCCTCGCGCTGGGCGTGCCGCTTGCGCCGGACACACCGCTGGCGCAACTGCTGACGCGCGAGGCGGCCTTGGAGCCCGTCCTGTACGGCTTCACCGTCGAGACGGCGCAGGGCAAGACTTTGCTGCAGGCAGCAGGGCGCCACCCGGCGCCGGCGACGGACGATGCCGTCGCGCTGGCGCAAACCGCCATCCGCAACGACCTGGGACAAACCGTGGGCTGGACACGCCTGCGCTATGACGAGAGCGCGCTGCACACGGCGCGCCAGCATTTGAGCCAGGCTGTCTGGACCAGCGCCTGGCTGGCCAGCGCGCTCCTGTGCCTGGGCCTGGCCGGATGTTGCGCCTGGCTGCTGCGGCACACGCAGGGCGGGCGCAAGCGATCGCGCCTGCCCCTGGGCGAGCGCACGGCGCTGCTGCTGGCCGCCATCGCGCTGTTGACGGCGGTGCTGCTGGCGCTGGGCTGGCGCGCCGCCACGGCCGGCCAGGCCAGCATCGCGCCGGACCAGATGGCCAAGGCCACGGCCGTGGCGCGCTCCAGCGCGGCCTTGGTAGCGCGCGCTCTGGCTGCCGGCGTGCCGCTGGACCAGCTCGTCGGGGTCGACGCGCATGCGGCGGCGCTGCACTCCCGCAGCCCGGAGATCACGGCCCTTGCTGTCGTGACTGCCGATGGGCACACCATGGCCGGCGGCACGCCGCTGCAGCCCGGCCCCTGGACGGTGCAGGCGCCGGTCACTCTCCCCGGTGCGAATCAGCCGTCAGCCCAGGTGCTGCTGCAGGTCGACTCCGGATTGCTGGCGCGCCGCCTGCAAGGCACCTTGCTGGACATGGCCTTCCTGGGCGTGGTCAGCCTGCTGCTGGCCCTGGAATGGGTGGCCCTGGGCCTGGGCACGCGCGGCGCCCGTGCGCTGTCGGTCTGGCAGGCGCGCCGCAGCGCTGATCCGGCCGAGCGCCGCGCCTGGCGCGCCGGCAGCGCCGCAGCGGTGCGGCCCGCGTTGTTCCTGTTCATGCTGGCCGAGGAATTCACGCGCCCCTTCCTGCCCACGTGGGGGCGCAGCCTCGCGCCTGAGGGCGCTTTATTCACGCCGGACACCTTGGCCGGACTGCCGCTGGCTGCCTTTCTGGCTGTGGTGGCGCTGCTGCAGTGGCCGCTGGCCGCCTGGTCCGAGCGTTTCGGCCGGCGGCGCGGCCTGGCCCTGGGCGCCTTGCTGGGCGCCGCCGGGCTGGCCTGGGCGGCGCTGCAACCTCAGTTCGCGGCCCTTTTGGGCGCGCGCATCGTGAGCGCCGTGGGTTTTGCCATGGTCTTCGTCTCGGCGCAGGGCGCCGTGATCGACGGCTCCAGCGCGGGCGACCGCGCGCACAGCCTGGCGCAGTTCGTGCGCGCCATCCTCGTGGCCGGGCTGTGCGGCCCGCCCCTGGGAGGGCTGGCCGCCGAACGCTGGGGTGTGCCGGCCACGTTCGCGCTGGCCGCCGCCGTGTCGCTGCTCGCAGCGGCGGTCGCCTGGCTGCAGGTTCCGCCCGGCCGTCCGGCGCCGGCATCCGCGCCGCAGGCCGCAGCGCGCCGCGCGCCACTGGCGGCCGTATTGCGCCAGCCCGGCCTGGCGGCCTTGCTGCTGGGCTGTGCCATGCCGGCCAAGCTGCTTCTGGCTGCGCTGTGCTTTTACCTGCTGCCGCTGCATCTGCAGGACCAGGGCGAAGGCAGCGCCGTGATCGGGCGGCTGCAAACGGTCTATCCGCTGACCATGGTGCTGCTGGTGCCCGTGGCTGCGCGCCTGGCCGACCGCTGGCGGCAGCGGCGCGGCTTCGTGCTCGCTGGCGGGTTGCTGGCCGGCGCCGGCGCTGTGTTGGCCTGGCCCACTGCCGGCTCGGCCTGGTACCTGGCCCTGGTGTTGCTCGTGCTGGGTCTGGGACAGGCGCTGTCGATCACGCCGCAATCGGCCATGGTGGCGGACCTGGCGCGCAGCCTGCCCGAGCGCCAGGGGGCAGCGGTGCTCGGCCTGTTCCGCCTGACCGAGCGCAGCGGCAGCGCGCTGGGTCCGGTGATGGCGGCCTGGCTGCTGCCGCTGCTGGGTTTCGGCCCGGCGGTGGCGTTGATCGGCGCGCTGGTGCTGGGCGGAAGCGCAGCCTACGGCTGGAGTCAGAGGTCAGCACGCGCCCGCGCCGTCAATCCGTGA
- a CDS encoding ABC transporter substrate-binding protein: MTRRSFLRQCLQGAGMPLLAPLAARAAQAAADGREFHVLMITFRGETDVDRGFRAYLADAGLRVRYTLRDLGQDATRMPAIVQEARRLAPDLIYVWGTPATLGLVGPWDGRDGAGAQQRYIHDIPVVFALVAAPVQSRIVQQLDAPGHNVTGAVHVVPPEVQLRVMQHYLPYRKLGVLYNSQEPNSRAIVEQTRRYCAGAGVQLVERTFAVGAGGQPLADGVEDLIADIHRAGAQWLYLLPDTFLGTLYDRVSPTALGLKLPTFGAAELAVRSGGALLGLVSRYWSVGQLAGAKATEILVGGKAPGSIPVETLKRFSLLVNMRAAHRLSLYPPIDMLNYAEVIAVGDGPAIAS, from the coding sequence ATGACGCGCAGAAGTTTTCTTCGCCAATGCCTGCAGGGCGCCGGAATGCCGCTGCTGGCGCCGCTGGCCGCGCGCGCCGCGCAGGCGGCCGCGGACGGGCGCGAATTCCATGTCCTGATGATCACCTTCCGCGGCGAGACCGACGTGGACAGGGGTTTCCGCGCCTATCTGGCCGATGCCGGGCTGCGCGTGCGCTACACCCTGCGCGACCTGGGCCAGGACGCCACGCGCATGCCGGCCATCGTGCAGGAAGCGCGTCGCCTGGCGCCCGACCTGATCTACGTATGGGGGACGCCGGCCACGCTCGGCCTGGTGGGGCCCTGGGACGGGCGCGACGGCGCCGGCGCCCAGCAGCGCTACATCCATGACATCCCGGTGGTCTTCGCGCTGGTGGCCGCGCCCGTGCAGTCGCGCATCGTGCAGCAGCTCGACGCACCGGGGCACAACGTCACCGGGGCGGTGCACGTGGTGCCGCCCGAGGTGCAGCTGCGCGTGATGCAGCATTACCTGCCCTACCGCAAGCTGGGCGTGCTGTACAACAGCCAGGAGCCGAACTCGCGCGCCATCGTCGAGCAGACCCGGCGCTACTGCGCCGGCGCCGGCGTGCAGCTGGTCGAACGCACCTTCGCCGTCGGCGCCGGCGGCCAGCCGCTGGCCGACGGCGTGGAGGATCTCATCGCAGACATCCACCGTGCCGGCGCCCAGTGGCTTTATCTGCTGCCCGACACCTTTCTGGGCACGCTGTACGACCGCGTCTCGCCCACCGCGCTGGGGCTCAAGCTGCCGACCTTCGGCGCGGCCGAACTCGCGGTGCGCTCGGGCGGGGCGCTGCTGGGTCTGGTCAGCCGTTACTGGTCGGTGGGCCAGCTGGCGGGCGCCAAGGCCACCGAGATCCTGGTCGGCGGCAAGGCGCCCGGCAGCATTCCGGTGGAGACCCTCAAGCGCTTTTCCCTCTTGGTGAACATGCGCGCCGCGCACCGGCTGAGCCTGTACCCGCCCATCGACATGCTGAACTACGCCGAGGTCATCGCCGTGGGCGACGGCCCGGCGATCGCCTCATGA
- a CDS encoding GNAT family N-acetyltransferase: MSAQPDGGAAQLLWRALQPADLPAMHALHLASVAGVQAAIVKPESREFLQALLAGRGRVLGGWRGQELVAYGVLQHDLLPEDDQRALLGLAPAQPLYKLAGAAVAPAWRGRGLQRLLIQRRMDWAGAAAVIATAAPGNFASWHSLLACGLQVRAVVRRYGGHARYLLAHVSHEVPFGAGAREVDAQDLAQQEQLLQSGWRGVAPGSGGSALLFAPPSGGGGA, from the coding sequence ATGAGCGCCCAGCCCGATGGCGGCGCCGCGCAGCTGCTGTGGCGCGCGCTGCAGCCTGCCGACCTGCCGGCCATGCACGCGCTGCACCTGGCCAGTGTCGCCGGCGTCCAGGCGGCCATCGTCAAACCGGAGAGCCGGGAGTTCTTGCAAGCCCTGCTGGCCGGGCGCGGGCGCGTGCTCGGCGGCTGGCGCGGCCAGGAATTGGTCGCCTATGGCGTGTTGCAGCACGATCTGCTGCCCGAGGACGACCAGCGCGCGCTGCTGGGCCTGGCGCCGGCGCAGCCGTTGTACAAGCTGGCTGGCGCGGCCGTGGCACCTGCCTGGCGCGGCCGGGGCCTGCAGCGCCTGCTGATCCAGCGGCGCATGGACTGGGCCGGCGCGGCGGCCGTCATCGCCACGGCCGCGCCTGGCAATTTCGCCAGCTGGCACAGCCTGCTGGCCTGCGGCCTGCAGGTGCGCGCCGTGGTGCGCCGCTACGGTGGACATGCGCGCTACCTGCTGGCCCACGTGTCGCACGAGGTCCCTTTCGGCGCCGGCGCGCGGGAGGTCGACGCGCAGGACCTGGCGCAGCAGGAACAGCTCCTGCAGTCGGGCTGGCGCGGCGTGGCGCCGGGCAGCGGGGGCAGCGCGCTGCTGTTCGCGCCGCCGTCCGGCGGGGGCGGCGCATGA
- a CDS encoding alanine racemase: MTPPDAAHDGPCLLLDLQALADNWRTVCAACPASRVGAVVKGDAYGLGVAQIVPTLWELGCRDFWLATADEALRVRACLPGDAPACGLRLWLLDGLGGHDARDLAGEGLIPALAGPHEAALLGGASSCAGAPLPVAVHLDTGLSRLGFGARDLALLQPRAELWRVARPLLWLTHLGRFHDPEAPQCLHQRELFLRWTAQLPPAARSIATSSSVFAGPGWHFDHVRAGSALWGVPTSVRVQAPLRPVAHLHAPVLRVAEVEAGTEIGYAGNHVTDRARRIATIALGYGDGLPFGLVNRGQLIVAGRSASIVGGVAMGMLALDVSDFALGEVRPGQWVEVYGARQPLATLAAAAGVAPNVLLMLTSRLARRRVARAAAPVAEPAL; this comes from the coding sequence ATGACACCGCCAGACGCCGCACACGACGGCCCCTGTCTGCTGCTGGATCTGCAGGCCCTGGCCGACAACTGGCGCACCGTGTGCGCGGCGTGCCCGGCCAGCCGCGTCGGCGCAGTGGTCAAGGGCGACGCCTATGGCCTGGGCGTGGCGCAGATCGTGCCCACGCTGTGGGAGCTTGGCTGCCGCGACTTCTGGCTGGCCACCGCCGACGAGGCGCTGCGCGTGCGTGCGTGCCTGCCCGGCGATGCGCCGGCGTGCGGGCTGCGCCTGTGGCTGCTCGACGGCCTGGGCGGCCATGACGCGCGTGACCTGGCCGGCGAAGGCCTGATTCCGGCGCTGGCCGGCCCGCACGAGGCGGCCCTGCTGGGCGGCGCCAGCTCCTGCGCCGGCGCGCCGCTGCCGGTGGCCGTCCACCTGGACACCGGCCTGAGCCGGCTTGGCTTCGGTGCGCGCGACCTGGCCCTGTTGCAGCCGCGCGCCGAGCTGTGGCGCGTTGCGCGCCCGCTGCTGTGGCTCACGCATCTGGGACGCTTCCACGACCCCGAGGCGCCGCAATGCCTGCACCAGCGCGAACTGTTCCTGCGCTGGACCGCGCAACTGCCGCCGGCTGCGCGCAGCATCGCCACCTCGTCCAGCGTGTTCGCCGGGCCGGGCTGGCACTTCGACCACGTGCGCGCGGGCAGCGCCCTGTGGGGCGTGCCGACCAGCGTGCGCGTGCAGGCGCCGCTGCGCCCGGTGGCGCATCTGCACGCGCCAGTGCTGCGCGTCGCCGAGGTCGAAGCCGGCACCGAGATCGGCTACGCCGGCAACCACGTCACCGACCGCGCCCGGCGCATCGCCACCATCGCGCTGGGCTATGGCGATGGCCTGCCGTTCGGCCTGGTCAACCGCGGGCAGCTGATCGTCGCCGGGCGCTCGGCGTCCATCGTCGGCGGGGTGGCCATGGGCATGCTGGCGCTGGACGTGAGCGATTTCGCGCTGGGCGAAGTGCGCCCTGGACAGTGGGTCGAGGTCTACGGCGCGCGCCAGCCGCTGGCCACGCTGGCCGCCGCCGCCGGCGTGGCGCCCAACGTCCTGCTGATGCTCACCTCGCGCCTGGCGCGGCGGCGTGTCGCGCGCGCCGCCGCGCCGGTGGCGGAGCCGGCGCTGTGA
- a CDS encoding SpoIIE family protein phosphatase, with translation MLLRTRITLMVAASLLLLAAGWRVATLVRDQLAERRLAVAVQTAHAALWSQALAAQDRELDERMDKLLLMPGFALSARQADAPALERLLADAGAQPAQAGPLQVAAVLGGGRAPAVLGVAMARELLDADSLERAVTGDSVDGLRLVGPRQALVLSTRRLPGEGEPQVLVLARDVRQALDHIRDRSGAELTLLDLRGRLVATTDEALWRQAAGHVAQRGAQVDALRLDGRSYTVSALAVNDLAGHPAGSVVALLDQTRDAQAQAFLGRLVLAGMGLAVLAVLLALNAYLRASLRPLEKSIDALAALAQGDDSVHLPAGGNDEIGRIARAVATFRRNAQELAATRALRERVRRRQERLLRTRLQVLAEATQQPLAWHAGGSDEEQLRQLAAVMNELSGRLVEQHQRLTGMVQELREALVTKTRLAGLEQELQIAAQVQLSILPHNPPQDARVQLHCHITPAREVGGDFYDYFFIDESRLGFVIADVSGKGVPAALFMTITRTLLKATAQFVGEPTRCLTQLNDLLAAENEQMMFVTLFYGVLDLASGQAQYVNAGHNPPYVLRADGSVQAVARTGGMAVAVSEGFPYRSALLQLQPGERLFLYTDGVTEAFDPDGREYGEERLERALRRAAAAGAPDTAEAPARAVLADVHQFERGAPQADDITCMVLRYVGAAH, from the coding sequence ATGCTGCTGCGCACCCGCATCACCCTCATGGTCGCCGCCAGCCTGCTGCTGTTGGCGGCCGGATGGCGCGTGGCCACGCTGGTGCGCGACCAGCTGGCCGAGCGCCGCCTGGCCGTGGCGGTGCAGACGGCGCACGCCGCGCTGTGGTCGCAGGCGCTGGCCGCGCAGGACCGTGAACTCGACGAGCGCATGGACAAGCTCTTGCTGATGCCCGGCTTCGCGCTCAGCGCGCGGCAGGCCGACGCGCCGGCGCTGGAGCGGCTGCTGGCCGACGCCGGCGCGCAGCCGGCGCAGGCGGGCCCGCTGCAGGTGGCCGCCGTGCTCGGCGGCGGGCGCGCGCCGGCGGTGCTGGGCGTTGCCATGGCGCGCGAGCTGCTGGATGCCGACAGCCTGGAGCGCGCCGTCACCGGCGACTCGGTGGACGGTCTGCGGCTGGTCGGGCCGCGCCAGGCGCTGGTGCTGTCCACGCGGCGCCTGCCCGGCGAGGGCGAGCCGCAGGTGCTGGTTTTGGCGCGCGACGTGCGCCAGGCGCTGGACCACATCCGCGACCGAAGTGGCGCGGAGTTGACCTTGCTGGACCTGCGCGGCCGCCTGGTCGCCACCACCGACGAGGCCCTGTGGCGCCAGGCCGCGGGCCACGTCGCCCAGCGCGGCGCGCAGGTGGATGCGCTGCGCCTGGACGGACGCAGCTACACCGTGAGCGCGCTGGCGGTGAACGACCTGGCCGGGCACCCGGCGGGCAGCGTGGTGGCGCTGCTGGACCAGACACGCGACGCGCAGGCCCAGGCCTTTCTGGGCCGGCTGGTGCTGGCCGGCATGGGCCTGGCGGTGCTGGCCGTGTTGCTGGCGCTGAACGCCTACCTGCGCGCCAGCTTGCGGCCGCTGGAGAAATCCATCGACGCCCTGGCTGCGCTGGCGCAGGGCGACGACAGCGTGCACCTGCCGGCGGGCGGCAACGACGAGATCGGCCGCATCGCCCGCGCCGTCGCCACCTTCCGGCGCAATGCGCAGGAGCTGGCGGCCACGCGCGCGCTGCGCGAGCGCGTGCGCCGACGCCAGGAGCGGCTGCTGCGCACGCGGCTGCAGGTACTGGCCGAGGCCACGCAGCAGCCCCTGGCCTGGCATGCCGGCGGCAGCGACGAGGAGCAGCTGCGCCAGCTCGCCGCCGTCATGAACGAGCTGTCGGGCCGGCTGGTCGAGCAACACCAGCGCCTGACCGGCATGGTGCAGGAGCTGCGCGAGGCGCTGGTCACCAAGACCCGCCTGGCCGGCCTGGAGCAGGAGCTGCAGATCGCCGCGCAGGTGCAGCTCTCCATCCTGCCGCACAACCCGCCGCAGGACGCGCGCGTGCAGCTGCACTGCCACATCACGCCGGCGCGCGAGGTCGGGGGCGATTTCTACGACTATTTCTTCATCGACGAATCGCGCCTGGGCTTCGTCATCGCCGACGTCTCGGGCAAGGGCGTGCCGGCGGCGCTGTTCATGACCATCACCCGCACGCTGCTCAAGGCCACGGCGCAGTTCGTCGGCGAGCCCACGCGCTGCCTGACGCAGCTCAACGACCTGCTGGCGGCCGAGAACGAGCAAATGATGTTCGTGACCCTGTTCTACGGCGTGCTGGACCTGGCCAGCGGCCAGGCGCAATACGTCAACGCCGGGCACAACCCGCCCTACGTGCTGCGCGCCGACGGCAGCGTGCAGGCCGTGGCGCGCACCGGCGGCATGGCGGTGGCGGTCAGCGAGGGCTTCCCCTATCGCAGCGCATTGCTGCAGCTGCAGCCGGGCGAGCGCCTGTTCCTCTACACCGACGGCGTCACCGAGGCCTTCGACCCGGACGGGCGGGAATATGGCGAGGAGCGGCTGGAGCGGGCCCTGCGGCGCGCCGCCGCCGCCGGCGCGCCGGACACCGCCGAGGCCCCGGCGCGCGCCGTGCTGGCCGACGTGCACCAGTTCGAGCGCGGCGCGCCGCAGGCCGACGACATCACCTGCATGGTGCTGCGCTACGTCGGGGCCGCCCACTGA
- a CDS encoding ATP-binding protein encodes MTTAPPCPAPAVWPDWSGPTHQFAPETGPAGITAALAWLEALGERLQWPASVSFALTLCADEALANVAHHARTAQGAPARIWLTCGPTPAGVALCIEDDGTAFDPTAQASPQLAATLENAAIGGHGLRLMRHYLQQLSYRREQGRNRLLMEVARPPRA; translated from the coding sequence ATGACGACCGCGCCGCCCTGCCCCGCCCCTGCGGTCTGGCCCGACTGGAGCGGACCGACGCACCAGTTCGCGCCTGAAACCGGCCCGGCCGGCATCACGGCCGCGCTGGCCTGGCTGGAAGCATTGGGCGAGCGCCTGCAATGGCCCGCCAGCGTCAGCTTCGCCCTGACGCTGTGCGCCGACGAGGCCCTGGCCAACGTGGCGCACCACGCGCGCACCGCGCAGGGCGCGCCGGCGCGCATCTGGCTGACCTGCGGGCCCACGCCCGCCGGCGTGGCGCTGTGCATCGAGGACGACGGCACGGCCTTCGACCCGACGGCGCAGGCCTCGCCGCAGCTGGCGGCCACGCTGGAGAACGCCGCCATCGGCGGCCATGGCCTGCGCCTGATGCGCCACTATCTGCAGCAGCTGTCGTACCGGCGCGAACAGGGGCGCAACCGGCTGCTGATGGAAGTGGCGCGCCCACCGCGGGCGTGA